Genomic window (Verrucomicrobiia bacterium):
CGGATGGGTTGCGCTGGCAGGAGGTCTTCAGCGGCGCCGAGGAAGCGCTGCTGGATAAAGCCAACGGCGGGGTGGCCAATCCGGCGACGACGCGCGCCAAATTCTGGCGCAACACGCCGGAAGAGCGGCGGCGCGCTTTGCTGCCATTCTTCTGGAGCGAAATCGCGAGTCGAGGCCAGCTCTTTGGCAATCAAACCAGGGGCAGCATCGCGCAACTGGCCAATGACAAAAAATTCTCCTACCCGGGCTACAGCGAGTTTCTCACCGGCGTGGCGGACCCAAGCCTGAACAGCAATGACAAAATTCCCAATCCCAACACCAACGTGTTCGAATGGCTGAATCTACAGCCGCGCTTTGCCGGCCGGGTGGCGGCGGCGGTGAATTGGGACGTCGTTCCGTGGATTCTGAATGTGGAGCGAAGTCACCTGGCCGTGTGGAGCGGATTTTCGTTGCCGTCCGGCGCCCCGGTTTTATTTACTCCGTCTGCCGAGCAACTCCAATGGATCAACGATACTCCGGCATTATGGGATAACATGCTGTTCGACGCCGTCACCTTCCGCGTGGCCCGGGATTACATTCAAACGAAGCAGCCGCGCGCCTTTTACCTTTCTTTCAGTGAAATTGACGAATGGGCGCATGAAGGGCGCTACGATTTGATGCTGGCCGCCGCGCACTATCAGGATGATTTCATCCGCCGTTTATGGGAAACGGTGCAATCCATGCCCGCGTATCGAAACCAAACCACGTTCATCATCACCACCGATCATGGTCGTGGCGACGCGCCCAAAGCGTGGCGTTCGCATGGCGCCAGCGTTCAGGGCGCGGAGAACATCTGGATTGGAGTGCTTGGCCCGGACACGCCGCCGCTCGGCGAACGAACCAATTGCGCGAAAGTAACGCTGAGCCAGGTCGCCGCCACCGTTGCCGCTTTTTTAGGGGAAAATTTTCCCGCCGCCATGCCGCAAGCGGCGCCGCCGTTGCCGGACGTGTTGCCCCGGACCAGTAATTGAATTTTCGCTCCGCAATGCGGCTTCTCGTTCGGCGGCGGTCAGGCGCGTTCGTTTGACACGTTTTCCGCATTTTGCGATGCTGCCCTTGCAGTCCAAGCCGGACGCAATCGCATCCGGCCCGGGGGAACCAAAGTCCGCGTGACGCGGAGGGGGCGTGGCGGCGCTGACCGCGGGTCACTTTCAAGACCCAGCCCGACAGCTAACCTCGGCGACGTGTGAAAGGGCAGTTTTCAACGGTGACGTTGAAAATTCCCGCCAACTCGATGCAAGCAGACAACAGTTCAAGCTCCAAACCGGCGCCGCCGGACGCGACGATTTCCGAAGCGGAACACCAAACCTCGCCCGAGCCAACCTCCCTCAAGTATCTCGCGCTGGCCGCGCTGGGCGTGGTCTATGGCGACATCGGGACGAGTCCGCTCTATGCCTTGCGCGCCTGCTTTGCCGGGGAACGATCCGTTGCCGCCACCACGGATAACGTGCTCGGATTGCTTTCCCTGATTTTCTGGGCGTTGATTTTGATTGTCTCGATCAAATACATCGTCTTCGTGTTGCGCGCGGATAATCGTGGCGAGGGCGGCATTCTCACTCTCACCGCGCTCGCCTTCCCCGAACGCAAAAAACCAACCCGCAGTTGGACCATGTGGTGGATGATCACCTTTGGCGTCTTTGGCGCCGCGCTGCTCTACGGCGATGGATTAATCACTCCCGCCATTTCAGTATTGAGCGCCGTGGAAGGATTGGAAGTTGCGGCGCCCGGTTTGCAATCCTACGTCGTGCCGCTGACGGTCTTGATTCTCGTCGGTTTGTTCAGTGTGCAGCGCATTGGCACCGCGAAAGTGGGACGCGCTTTTGGTTGGGCCATGTTGGTGTGGTTTCTCACTTTGGCGGGATTGGGGCTTAAACAAGTTTTTCATTCACCCGAAGTTTTACGCGCCGTCAACCCGGTGTATGCCTGGCAATTCTTCGAGCAAAATGGCTTCCGCGGCTTCCACCAACTCGGCTCGGTTTTCCTCGTGCTGACGGGCGCGGAAGCGCTCTACGCGGACATGGGGCACTTCGGTAAAAGGCCGATCCGAATCGCGTGGTTCAGTCTGGTGCTGCCGGCGTTGTTCTTGAACTACCTCGGGCAGGGCGCGCTGGTGCTCAGTCATCCGGAAGCGGCGAGCAACCCCTTCTACCTCCTGGCGCCGGGATGGGCGCTGTATCCCCTGGTCGCTCTGGCCACCGG
Coding sequences:
- a CDS encoding potassium transporter Kup produces the protein MKGQFSTVTLKIPANSMQADNSSSSKPAPPDATISEAEHQTSPEPTSLKYLALAALGVVYGDIGTSPLYALRACFAGERSVAATTDNVLGLLSLIFWALILIVSIKYIVFVLRADNRGEGGILTLTALAFPERKKPTRSWTMWWMITFGVFGAALLYGDGLITPAISVLSAVEGLEVAAPGLQSYVVPLTVLILVGLFSVQRIGTAKVGRAFGWAMLVWFLTLAGLGLKQVFHSPEVLRAVNPVYAWQFFEQNGFRGFHQLGSVFLVLTGAEALYADMGHFGKRPIRIAWFSLVLPALFLNYLGQGALVLSHPEAASNPFYLLAPGWALYPLVALATGATVIASQALISGSFSLTMQAVQLGYVPRVAIEHTSSSTHGQIYIPLINWTLMAACIGLVLGFRSSENLAAAYGIAVGLTMLITTLLFYFAARRLWNWHPLAVGSLCGVFLVIELFFLAANLGKVSHGGWFPLTIGAIGFTLMATWKTGRARLRQRLIKSLFPIEDFLRDVKAHPPHRVSGTAIFLASNPEGTPAALTHNFKHNKILHERVVLLTILVEETPYVAKNERISVTDLGEGFYRVISRYGFMEKPDAQETLQLCEAHGLKFREMETTFFLSRETIIPSQRLGLWQWRKRLFALLARNAQPANAFFKLPPNRVVELGLQIEI
- a CDS encoding AP protein is translated as MKQLITLCALLAGIISLAAADLKTRNVFLISTDGLRWQEVFSGAEEALLDKANGGVANPATTRAKFWRNTPEERRRALLPFFWSEIASRGQLFGNQTRGSIAQLANDKKFSYPGYSEFLTGVADPSLNSNDKIPNPNTNVFEWLNLQPRFAGRVAAAVNWDVVPWILNVERSHLAVWSGFSLPSGAPVLFTPSAEQLQWINDTPALWDNMLFDAVTFRVARDYIQTKQPRAFYLSFSEIDEWAHEGRYDLMLAAAHYQDDFIRRLWETVQSMPAYRNQTTFIITTDHGRGDAPKAWRSHGASVQGAENIWIGVLGPDTPPLGERTNCAKVTLSQVAATVAAFLGENFPAAMPQAAPPLPDVLPRTSN